The sequence below is a genomic window from Denitratisoma sp. DHT3.
CCCGTCACGGCGACGCTGCCCTGGCTGGGGTTGAGGGTACCGGCGATCAATTGCAGCAGGGTGGACTTGCCGGCGCCGTTGCGGCCGACGATGCCGAAGGTCTCGCCGCGACGGACCTCGAAGGAGACGTCCCGCAGCGCCCAGAAGTCGCGGTAGTAGGTGCGCGGCGGCCGCCCCAGCCAGCCTTGCAGCCGGGGATAGAAGAACTGCCGCAGCCGCGCCGAGGGGCGCTCGTAGAGCTGGTAGCTCTTGCTCAGGCCCTGGATGGAAATAACCACGTCAGAGCACATCGGCGAATCCCTTGCGCAGTTTCTGGAAGGCGGCGAAGCCGAAGGCCAGCAGCGCCAGCGCGATGGCCAGCGCGGTCAGCCACGGCACGAGGTCGGGCACGGTCCCCCAGAGGATCACGCCGCGCGCGGTCTCGATGAAGTAGCTCAGCGGGTTGAGGAAGATCAGCCAGCGCACGCCGGGCGGAACGGCCGAGACCGGGTAGAAGATGGGCGAGAGGAACATCATCGCCGAGATCAGCACCGAGACGATCTGCCCCAGATCGCGGAAATACACGCCCAGCGCCGCCATCAGCCACATCAGACCGAGCAGGCCGAGGCCCAGCGGCAGCAGCACCAGGGGCAGCAGCAGCACGGTCCATTGCAGCTGGCCGGTCGCCAGCAACTGCACCGCCAGGAGCAGGCCGAGGGCGATCGCCAGATGCACCAGGGCCGCGCCGAGGTGCGCCCAGGGCAGGATCTCCAGGGGGAAGACGACCTTCTTGACGTAGTTGGGCTGGTCCGCCACCAGGGTGTGGGCGCGCGAGGCGCATTCCTGGAACAGGCCGAAGACGATCAGGCCGGCGAACAGGATCAGCACGAAGCCGAAGTGCGAGTCGCCCAGCCCGCCCTGCGGCCAGCGCGCGCGGAACACCAGGGAAAAGGCGAAGGTATAGACTCCCAGCATGAACAGCGGAGTGATGAAGGACCAGGTCAGGCCCATCAGGGTGCCCCGGTAGCGGCCCTCCACTTCCCGCCGCAGCATCTGCCGGGTCAGGTGGCGGTGACGCCAAAGGCTGAGAAAAGCCTGGTGTGGCCAGGCGCTGAATGCGTTCATCCGAGGTCATCCATTCGACGCGCTTCGAGTTCGACGGGATCGTAGGAGCGGGCCATGCCCGCGACCCGCATTGCTCTGGGCGACGTTCGCGGGCATGGCCCGCTCCTACGATGGATCACGGGTTCTTCATGGTTGAATGGACAATCCAGGTTCATGAAGGATGTCCGGATCAGGTAAAGAAAAGACTGCATGAGCGACGCAATTCATCGATGCGGGCGGTGAAATGGCGATGCCATTCCACCAGCATGATCAGGGCGAACATCAGCCGCTCCCGCTGCACGCCGGCCGCCAGATCGGCCTCCATCATCCGCGCCAGGGCCGCGCGGTCCAGCTCGGCGATGGCCAGGTCTTCCAGGTAGGCGGCAACGCCGCCCCGGGCCTGCAGCCACTCGGTCACCCAGCGGCCCACCGGCAGCACGAAACCCTGCTTGCGGCGCGCGCCGATCTCCGCCGGCAGCCAGCGCGCCGCGACCCGGCGCAGCGCCACCTTGCTGACACCGCCCGCCATGCGCTGCCGGTCCGGCAGCCGGGTCAGGCCGAGTTCGGCCAGTTCCGGCTGGAGGAAGGGCGCGCGGCCTTCCAGGCTGTGGGCCATGGCCATGCGGTCGAATTTTACCAGCAAGTCATCGGCCAGCCAGGTGCCGACGTCGGCGGCGGTCGCGCGTTGCAGCGGCGTGGATGCGCCGTCGAGCCAGGCCAGCAGCCCATGCTCCCATTCGTCATCACCTTCCGGGATGCCCAGCAGTCGGGCGCGGTCGCCCTGGTCGGTGAGCAGCGGGAAGCCGGACGGAGTGATGGGCGTCGGATTGTCCAGCAGCCGACTCGGCAACTGGCCGGGCCGGCGCCCTCGCAGCAGGCCCTTGAGCCGGTCGATCAGGCGCGGCGACGGCGCGTAGGGCGCGTAGTAGCCGTAGCCGCCGAACAGTTCGTCGGCGCCCTCGCCGGCCAGCACCACGGTCACCTGCTTCTTCGCCTCGCGGCAGAGCCAGAACAGGGGCAGCATCGCCTGGTCGCCCAGGGGTTCGTCCAGCGCCGCCGCCACTTCCGGCAGCAGCGTGGCGAAGGCCTCGCCGTCGAAGCGGAAGTGGTGGTGGGTGCTGCCGATGTGGCGCGCCAGTTGGGCGGCATAGGCGGATTCGTCATGCGCGGCCGAGTCGAAGCCCATCGAGAAGGTGGCCACGGCGGGCATGTGGCGGGCGGCCAGGGCGGCGACGATGGAGCTGTCGAGGCCGCCGGAGAGGAACACGCCCAGCGGTTTGTCGGAGACCAGGCGGCTCTTCACCGCAACCTCCAGCGCCTGAGCCAGCTCGTCGTCGCTGGTGGGACGGCCGCACCCCAGCGGCGGCCGGTAGTAGGTGCGGCGGCGCAAGCCGCCGTCAGCCAGGGCGAAAGTCAGGGTTTCTCCCGGCAGCACGCGGCGTACGGCGCGCAGGATGGTGCGCTCACCCGGCACGTAGTGCAGGGCGAGATAGCGCTGCAGGCTGAGCGCGTCGAGGTCGTGCGCCACCCAGGGCAGCGCCGCCAGGGCGCGCAGGTCGGAGGCGTAGGCGAAACGGCCGGACACACCGTCGCAGTGGGTGTAGTAAAGGGGCTTCTCGCCGAAGCGATCGCGCGCCAGATGCAGTTCGCCGTGGCGGCGGTCGAGAATGGCGATGGCGTACATGCCGTCGAGCCGGGCCAGCAGCCCATCCAGGCCCCAGGCGGCATAACCCTGGGCGATGACTTCGGTGTCGCTGGTGGTGCGAAAGGCGTATCCCGTCTGCTCCAGCTCGGCCCTGAGGGTGCGGTGGTTGTAGATTTCGCCGTTCTGGAAGATGACGGCCCGGCCTTCCAGGCTGAAAAAGGGCTGGTCGCCGTGGGCCGGATCGATCACCGAGAGGCGTCGCATCCCCATCGCCACCCCGGCCTCGAGATGGCGCCCGGAGCTGTCCGGACCGCGTGGGAGGATGACGCCTTCCAGCAGATCCAGCAGCGCCGCCGGCTCCGCCACGGCCGCATCGATCACGCCGACGATGCCGCACATGGGCTGCCCCCCTTCCCCCCCCGCAGGGGGTTCGATATGACTCGCTACGCTCGATGTCACGGGGAACCCCGTGGCAGCACCGAACGATTTGCGGCTGCGCCGCGTGCCGCTTTTCCTTGGGGCGGCCCGGCGGAAAAGCTGCGGTTTCACGGCCGCCATTGTTCGGACGCGGCAGCGGCCGACGGCCTTTCATGCCTTGCCTCATACCTTGCCCATTGCCAGGGCCAGGCGCAGGGCGAGGGTGCCGGGCCAGGTCTGGCGGTGCACGCCGGAGCGCAGGCCGTGGCGCAAACGCGCCAGGGGATCGGCGGCGACGCGGGCGCGCATGAATTCGTCGAGGACCGCCCGGTTGGCCTCGGTCATGCGGGGACGCAATATGGACAAGGCTTCGAGATTGCAGTCCATCCAGGCGTGAAATCCGCCCTCCCACAAGCGGCAGAGCCGGCTCATGCCGTTGCCGAAACCGCGGTTGGAGCCGATCAGGTTGGCCGCATGCTGCCGATAGCGCACCGTCGGCGTCGGGTCGTAACGCACCACGCCGCCACAGGCGGTGACCGCCTGGTAGATCCACCAGTCATGGGAAACGGTGTGCGGCACGGCCTCATAGTGGGCCAGGAGCGCCCGCGCGGCTTCGTTGAACACCATGGTGTTGCCCCCGGCGATGCTTTGCACCAGGGCATTGGAAAAGCAGGGCGCATTGCGGAACTCGGGGGAAAGGCCGAGCTCCCGGCCGGCGGCGTCGATCAGCCGGGTGCGGCCGCCGTAGAGGGCCGGCACCTCGGCCGGCACCGAGTCCAGCCAGGCGAGGGCGCGCGCCAGCTTCTCCGCCTCCCAGACGTCGTCCTGATCGGCGAAAGCGTAGTGGCGGGCACGCACGCCCGGCTGCCACGCCAGTGAGAGGAAATTGCAGGCGAAACCGGCGCCGGGGCCGTGCCGCAGCAGGACCTTGCCGGTCGGGTGACGGCGCTGGAAGTCTTCGAGCAGCGTCCAGGTGTCGTCCTCCGAAGCGTCGTCGGACGCCACCAGGCACCAGTCCACGAGCGTCTGCCGTTCGATCGAGGCCAGTTGTTCGGCGAGAAAGGAGGCACCCTGGCACGTTCCCATCAGGATCGCCACCTTGGACACCGGGGGTGGCGCCCCGGCAGAGGCAGTCATGGGTTCGGACAACGAAAAGGACATTGCGGGGTTCGGATGATTTTCAGGGGCGGAGGACGCCGACCGTGCCAACGGCGGGCGGATTTTACCGCTAAACTGGTGGAACGCTGGTCAGCGTCGGCCATGACGGCCGATTTCAGAATGTAGCAAGCATACTTCCGACGATTTCCATCGATTCCTTCATGGCGGCTGACATCCCGAGCGCTCCCGGCACCTACCGTTATTCACCCGGTATTTCATGGCTGCGGATCGGTATTGCGCTGGTGTCGTTGCTGATCACGATGGCGATGGAGTGGTTTCCTCCGGCCGGTGGGCCGGTGCAGGCGAGCGACAACTGGCTGCGCGACCATTTCGTGCGCTGGCACGCCACGGACACGCCGGAGACCCGCCTGACGCTGGTGGACATCGACGAGGCCAGCCTCGGTGAAATCGGCCCCTGGCCGTGGAAACGGGAGCGACTGGCGGACCTGGGCGAACTGCTGATCGGCGCCTACGGCGCCCGCGCCGTCGCCATGGATCTGGTCATGCCCAGCGGCGGGGACACCGAGGGGGATCGGCGCCTGGCGGCGATGGCCGAGCATGGCCCGCTGGTGCTGGCCCAGGCGTTCGATTACGTCGCGCGGCCGACGCCGGTGCGGGAAGGCCGGCTGACGGGCGGCGTCATCCGGGATGCGCCCGGTCCCGGCGCGGCGACCGTGGCCGCCACCGGCTATATCGCCAATCATGCGGGGCTCGCCGCCGCCCGCTGCACCGGCAACATCGGCTTCATTCCGGATGCCGACGGGGCGATCCGCCGCATTCCGCTATGGACCCACGCCGCCGGCCGCGCCTATCCGACCCTGGCTCTGGCCCTGCTCTCCTGCGGCATCAGCGAGCATCCCGGTACCGACGCGCGGCTGCCGCTGGCCGGCGACGCAACCTCCTGGCGAGTCCCTTTCCTGCGCCGGGAAGAGGCCTATCTGTCGATTCCGGCGGCCGACGTGCTGGCGCTGCGCGCGCCGCGGGCAGTCTTCGCCGGGCGCCTGGTGCTGATCGGTTCGTCCTCGCTGGGCCTCGCCGACCGCGTCGCCACCCCGCTCTCGTCCTCCACCAGCGGCGTGACCGTGCATGCCGCGGCCCTGACGGCGCTGCTCGACGAGCAGGCCGGCGACGGCATCGCCCCGTGGCCTGGCCGCTGGCTGGCGACCATCTTCGCCCTCGGTACCGCGCTGCTGGCGATCCTGGCCTTTCCCCGCCTCTCCGCCACCCGCTGCACGCTGCTGCTGATGTGCGCGATGGCGGCGTGGCTGCTCAGCGCCTATCGCATCGCGCCCCACGATCCGCTGTTCGTCACCAGCGGCCCGCTGCTGGGCCAGCTCTTCCTGCTCGCGGTGGCGATCCCCACCGAATGGCGCATCGCCCAACTGGCGTCCTCGCGGCTGTTGAGCACTCTCAGCCACTATGTCGCACAGCCGGTCCTCGACGAGTTGCTGAAAAGCGGCCTGCGCGACCCCATGGCCCCGACGCAGCTTCAGGTGACGACGCTGATCGCCGACATGGAAAATTACACGGCACTGGTCGAGGGCCTGCCTCTGGAGGAGTCGGTGATTCTGACCCGGGGTTTCCTCGACTGCCTGACCCGGCCGGTGCTGACCCACCAGGGCACCCTGGACAAATACACCGGGGACGGCCTGGTGGCCTTCTGGGGCGCACCGCTGCCGCGCACGGACCACGCCGACCAGGCGCTGGACGCGGCGCTGGGCATCGTCGAGGAAGTCCGCCGCTTCAATGTCCGGCGCCTGAGCCAGGGCCGGACGCCGGTACGGGTGCGGATCGGGGTGGAAAGCGGGTCGGCCGTCGCCGGCGACCTGGGCACACCGTTCCGCAGCGTATACACCGCCGTGGGCGACAGCGTGAATGTGGCGGCCCGGCTGCAGGAGTTGGCCCGCGATTATCCTTGCGACATCATCGTCGGCATGGGTACCGCCGCACTGACCCGCCGCCATCGCCTGCGCCCCCTGGGCGTGGTAACGCTGCGCGGCCGGGCCCAGGAGGAGACGCTGTTCACGCCCGTCACTGTCGACACCGGCCCGCCGCCCGTCTCAGGGCTGCCGCACGAGCAGCAGGACGTCGCCGAGAGCCGCCGTCGGGCGGAAGTTCCTTGATTCGGTGAGGTGGCGGCAGCCGTCGTCGAGCATGCCGCGGCGGATGACGATGGAACTCGGCTCGGCGTAGCCGGCGGTGTATTCGGACGCGTGGATGCGCCGTTCCGCCCCCGCGCGGCGCGCCCTCGCGGGCCAGTAGCATCAGCAGCGTTACCTCGCCCACCCGGACCTGGGAAAAGCGGTCCTGGGTCATCGCCAACGCCCCCGGACAGTTCGCCAGCGGACCCCAGAGGTCAGGCGGCCCGGCGGAAAAGCTCGTTTTTCACTCTAATCTTTTCCTTAGCCTCGCCAGTGCGATGGCATGATATAGGCTCATCGTCCCCATATCGAAACACTTTCCCCATCGCCGCCCCTGGCCGCAATGACCACTCCCGCCAGATCATCGCAAACGACCTTCGACCTCAGGAAGATTCCGCTGCTGTCCGCGCTCGCCAACGAGGAGCTGGCCCGCGTCGCCGGCGATCTGCGGGTGCGCCAGTACGCGAAACGGGAAACCGTGATCAACAAGGGGTCCAGCGGCGACGCCCTGCTGTTCCTGCTGGCGGGACAGGTGCAGGTGGTGGATGTGACGGAGGACGGCCGGGCGATCGGTCTGAACCTGCTGCAGCCGGGCGACTTCTTCGGCGAGATCGCGGTGATCGACGGCGGCGCCCGTTCGGCCTCGGTGACGGCCCTGACCGAGGTGATCGTGGCCTTCCTGCCGCGCACCACCGCGCTGTGGCTGTTTTCCCATTGCGCCTCGGTGGCGGAGCGGATTCTCCAGCACATGGCGCTCAAGATTCGCCGCGAATCGGAGTTCCGCGCCCTGCTCAGCATCCACAACGCCTTCCGCCGCGTCTATGCCCTGCTGAACCTGCTCAAGCAGGTGCATCCCGGCGGCATCGTGACGGTGGAGAACCTGCCGACCCAGCAGGACATCGCGATCATGGTGAATACCAGCCGGGAAACCGTGTCGCGGGCGATGGCCCACGTGCTGGAGCAGGGCATCGTGGAAAAGGACATGCGGCGCCTGATCATCCGCAAGCCCGACGCCCTGGCCCAACTCGCGGCCAACAACGTCACCCAGATTCAGATCACCGTGCAGCGCCACGCGGCGGCGGCAGGCAACGGCTGACCCGGCGGGCGAGCCTCAGTTCGCCCGGTTGACGTCCAGCCAGCTGTTGAGGTGGGTCACGTCGTCGTCACCCAGGCCGCCCACCGCCGCCTTCAGCCGCACCCAGTTGACGATGTAGCCGTAGCGGCTGCGCGCCAGGTCGCGCTTGGCGGCGAACAGCTGCTGCTGGGCGTTGAGGATGTCCACGCTGGTGCGGATGCCGGCCTGGAAGCCCTTGCGGGTGGATTCCAGGGCCGCCTCGGCGGACGTCACCGCCTGGCGGTAGGCGTTGATCTGGGCGACGCCGGTGTTGACGCCCAGGAAGTACTGCCGCGCGTCCAGCACGGCCTTGCGCGTGGCGGATTCCAGTTGCTGCTCGACCTTGCGCTGTCCGGCCTCGGCCTGGCGCACGTTGGCGCTGACGTAGCCGCCGGCGAAGAGCGGCACGTTGAGCTGGACGCCGACCGCGCGGGTGTCGTAGCGGGTGTTGATCGAGACGTTGTTCTCGCTGTCGCTCTTGGAGCGGCTGGCGATCAAATCCAGCGTCGGCTTGTGTTCGGCGCCGGCCTTGGCCACGTCCTGGCGGGCGGACTCCAGGCCGTGGCGCTGGGCCTGCACGGTCGGGTTGCCGCTACGCGCCCACTCCACCCACTGGTTGAGGTCGTTGGGCTGCGGACCCTGGGGCACCGGCTTGTCCGCCATCAGGGTGGCGAGCGTTCCCGGCTCCTGGCCGATGATGCGCTCCAGGGCGCGGCGCGCCACTTCCAGGTTGTTGGCGGCCTCCAGCTCCTGGGCGACGGCGCTGTCGCGGCGGGCCTTGGCGTCGTTGATGTCGGTCACCGTGCCTTCGCCGCCGGCGAACAGGCGTTCGGCCTGGACCAGTTGCTCGGCATAGGCCTGGCGCTGCGCCTGGGTCAGGGCCAGCGTGTCCTGCCCCAGCAGCGCGTCCAGGTAGGCGCCCGCCAGGCGCACGATCAGATCCTGGCGTGCCGCCTCGTAGGTGGCCTCGGCGTAGCTGGCGCGGGCCTGGCCCTGCAGGTAGCCGGCCCAGTTGTAGGGCCGGTAGAGCGGCTGGCGCAGGCTGATGCCGTAGCTGCTGGAGGTGTAGTCGTAGGTGGTGCCCCGCATCCCGAGGACGGTCAGGCTGCGCTGGTCGGTGCTGTTCCTGGTCTCGGTGCCGCTCACGCTCACGGTGGGCAGAAGGCCGGCACGGCCCTTGTTGGCCTCCTCCAACCCCGCATCCCGTTCCGCGGCGGCGGCGCCAAAGTCGGCATCATTCCGCAGCGCCTGCTGGTAGGCCTCCAGCAAATTCGTCGCGGCCAAGGCGAAACTCGGCCCCAGGAGGGCGAGCAGCGCGCCGAAGAGGGCGCCACGATGCCTGAGTTTTGCCACGTCAGATCTCCTTCAGGGAGGTGGCGACGCGATCGGCGAGGGGTTTCAGCAGATAGTTCATCAGGGTGCGGCTCTCGCCCTTGACGATCACTTCCACCGGCATGCCCGGCACCACGTGGTTATGGTGGCCGAGTTTCTTCATTTCCTCCGGCGACACCGAAATGCGCACCAGGTAATAGGGCATCCGGGTCGCGGGGTCGGTGAGGCGGTCGGCGGACACGGTGCTGACCTTGCCCTGGATCACCGGCGTGGTCTTCTGGTTGAAGGCGGAGAAGCGCAGGTCGGCATCGATGCCCACCTTGACGTGGTCGATCAGATGCACCGGCACCTGGGCCTCGACGATCAGCGGCTCGCCGCGCGGCACCAGGTCGAGGATGTGGCCGCCGGGAGCGACGATGCCGCCGACGGTGTGGATCGAGAGGGCGACCACGTAGCCATCCACCGGTGCCTTGATCTCGGTGCGGGCCAGTTCCTCCTGGGCCGCCATCAGGCGGTCGTGCTGGGCCGAGGCCTCCTTCTGGGCGTCGCCCAGCTGGGTTTCCACCTGCTTGCGGTATTCCTGCTCCTGCTGCAGGATGCGCAGCCGGATCTCGGCGTGGGCGCGTTCGGTGTCCAGCATCTTGTTGCGTGGCACATAGCCTTCCCTGGCCAGATCGCGCATCCCCTGCAACTGGGGCTCCAGGGCGGCGGCGCTCTCCCGCAGCACGGCGGCCTCCTTGCGCTGGCTGGCCCGCCGCGTGGCGAACAGCGTGGCCTGGACATCCAGGATCTCCGCCACCTGGGGATCGCGCCGGGCTTCGAGCAGGTCCTTGTCGAACTGGATCGACTCCCGGTTCAGGTATTCGGCCATCAGGCGGTTCTCCACGGCGCGGGCGCCCAGATACTGGGTGCGGATGATGCCGAGGTTGGCGCGGGCCTGGGTGGAGTTGAGCACCACCAGCACCTGGCCGGCCTTGACCTCGTCGCCCTCCCGCACCGCGATTTTCTCGACGATGCCGCCGGAGAGGTGCTGCACGGTCTTGCGCTGCGACTCCACCGAGATCACGCCGCCCGCCGGCACGCCGGAATCCAGCGGCGCCAGGAGCGCCCAGAGGAGGAAGCCGCCGAAGCCGATCAAGAGGATCAGAAGGCCCAGCCGCGCCGGCTTGTTCGGGTCGGCGTCGGGGCCGGCCGCCGCGGCAGGCGGCAACCGGGTGCCGGCGCCTTCGATCAGGACGGGAGAGGTGATGTTCTTCAGTTGCGGTTTCATGGCGGATCAGGCCGTCGCCGAGGCGGCCGACGTGGCAGGGTGGGCTTGCTGAATCTGTTGCTGGGCTTGCTGCTGCGCCTGTTGCAGCGCCCGCAACACGTCGTCGCGCGGACCGTAGAGCTGCGGCGTGCCTTCGCGCATCAGCAGCAGTTTGTCGACCACCGCCAGAACGTTGGTGCGGTGGGTGATCAGGATCACGGTCTTGCCGCGCTGCTTGAGGTCGAGCACGGCCCGCACCAGCGCCGCCTCGCCGGCGTCGTCGAGGTTGGAGTTGGGCTCGTCGAGCACCACCAGCGAAGGA
It includes:
- a CDS encoding ABC transporter permease, whose amino-acid sequence is MNAFSAWPHQAFLSLWRHRHLTRQMLRREVEGRYRGTLMGLTWSFITPLFMLGVYTFAFSLVFRARWPQGGLGDSHFGFVLILFAGLIVFGLFQECASRAHTLVADQPNYVKKVVFPLEILPWAHLGAALVHLAIALGLLLAVQLLATGQLQWTVLLLPLVLLPLGLGLLGLMWLMAALGVYFRDLGQIVSVLISAMMFLSPIFYPVSAVPPGVRWLIFLNPLSYFIETARGVILWGTVPDLVPWLTALAIALALLAFGFAAFQKLRKGFADVL
- the asnB gene encoding asparagine synthase (glutamine-hydrolyzing) — its product is MCGIVGVIDAAVAEPAALLDLLEGVILPRGPDSSGRHLEAGVAMGMRRLSVIDPAHGDQPFFSLEGRAVIFQNGEIYNHRTLRAELEQTGYAFRTTSDTEVIAQGYAAWGLDGLLARLDGMYAIAILDRRHGELHLARDRFGEKPLYYTHCDGVSGRFAYASDLRALAALPWVAHDLDALSLQRYLALHYVPGERTILRAVRRVLPGETLTFALADGGLRRRTYYRPPLGCGRPTSDDELAQALEVAVKSRLVSDKPLGVFLSGGLDSSIVAALAARHMPAVATFSMGFDSAAHDESAYAAQLARHIGSTHHHFRFDGEAFATLLPEVAAALDEPLGDQAMLPLFWLCREAKKQVTVVLAGEGADELFGGYGYYAPYAPSPRLIDRLKGLLRGRRPGQLPSRLLDNPTPITPSGFPLLTDQGDRARLLGIPEGDDEWEHGLLAWLDGASTPLQRATAADVGTWLADDLLVKFDRMAMAHSLEGRAPFLQPELAELGLTRLPDRQRMAGGVSKVALRRVAARWLPAEIGARRKQGFVLPVGRWVTEWLQARGGVAAYLEDLAIAELDRAALARMMEADLAAGVQRERLMFALIMLVEWHRHFTARIDELRRSCSLFFT
- a CDS encoding glycosyltransferase produces the protein MTASAGAPPPVSKVAILMGTCQGASFLAEQLASIERQTLVDWCLVASDDASEDDTWTLLEDFQRRHPTGKVLLRHGPGAGFACNFLSLAWQPGVRARHYAFADQDDVWEAEKLARALAWLDSVPAEVPALYGGRTRLIDAAGRELGLSPEFRNAPCFSNALVQSIAGGNTMVFNEAARALLAHYEAVPHTVSHDWWIYQAVTACGGVVRYDPTPTVRYRQHAANLIGSNRGFGNGMSRLCRLWEGGFHAWMDCNLEALSILRPRMTEANRAVLDEFMRARVAADPLARLRHGLRSGVHRQTWPGTLALRLALAMGKV
- a CDS encoding CHASE2 domain-containing protein, which encodes MAADIPSAPGTYRYSPGISWLRIGIALVSLLITMAMEWFPPAGGPVQASDNWLRDHFVRWHATDTPETRLTLVDIDEASLGEIGPWPWKRERLADLGELLIGAYGARAVAMDLVMPSGGDTEGDRRLAAMAEHGPLVLAQAFDYVARPTPVREGRLTGGVIRDAPGPGAATVAATGYIANHAGLAAARCTGNIGFIPDADGAIRRIPLWTHAAGRAYPTLALALLSCGISEHPGTDARLPLAGDATSWRVPFLRREEAYLSIPAADVLALRAPRAVFAGRLVLIGSSSLGLADRVATPLSSSTSGVTVHAAALTALLDEQAGDGIAPWPGRWLATIFALGTALLAILAFPRLSATRCTLLLMCAMAAWLLSAYRIAPHDPLFVTSGPLLGQLFLLAVAIPTEWRIAQLASSRLLSTLSHYVAQPVLDELLKSGLRDPMAPTQLQVTTLIADMENYTALVEGLPLEESVILTRGFLDCLTRPVLTHQGTLDKYTGDGLVAFWGAPLPRTDHADQALDAALGIVEEVRRFNVRRLSQGRTPVRVRIGVESGSAVAGDLGTPFRSVYTAVGDSVNVAARLQELARDYPCDIIVGMGTAALTRRHRLRPLGVVTLRGRAQEETLFTPVTVDTGPPPVSGLPHEQQDVAESRRRAEVP
- a CDS encoding Crp/Fnr family transcriptional regulator, whose amino-acid sequence is MTTPARSSQTTFDLRKIPLLSALANEELARVAGDLRVRQYAKRETVINKGSSGDALLFLLAGQVQVVDVTEDGRAIGLNLLQPGDFFGEIAVIDGGARSASVTALTEVIVAFLPRTTALWLFSHCASVAERILQHMALKIRRESEFRALLSIHNAFRRVYALLNLLKQVHPGGIVTVENLPTQQDIAIMVNTSRETVSRAMAHVLEQGIVEKDMRRLIIRKPDALAQLAANNVTQIQITVQRHAAAAGNG
- a CDS encoding TolC family outer membrane protein, producing MAKLRHRGALFGALLALLGPSFALAATNLLEAYQQALRNDADFGAAAAERDAGLEEANKGRAGLLPTVSVSGTETRNSTDQRSLTVLGMRGTTYDYTSSSYGISLRQPLYRPYNWAGYLQGQARASYAEATYEAARQDLIVRLAGAYLDALLGQDTLALTQAQRQAYAEQLVQAERLFAGGEGTVTDINDAKARRDSAVAQELEAANNLEVARRALERIIGQEPGTLATLMADKPVPQGPQPNDLNQWVEWARSGNPTVQAQRHGLESARQDVAKAGAEHKPTLDLIASRSKSDSENNVSINTRYDTRAVGVQLNVPLFAGGYVSANVRQAEAGQRKVEQQLESATRKAVLDARQYFLGVNTGVAQINAYRQAVTSAEAALESTRKGFQAGIRTSVDILNAQQQLFAAKRDLARSRYGYIVNWVRLKAAVGGLGDDDVTHLNSWLDVNRAN
- a CDS encoding HlyD family type I secretion periplasmic adaptor subunit; the protein is MKPQLKNITSPVLIEGAGTRLPPAAAAGPDADPNKPARLGLLILLIGFGGFLLWALLAPLDSGVPAGGVISVESQRKTVQHLSGGIVEKIAVREGDEVKAGQVLVVLNSTQARANLGIIRTQYLGARAVENRLMAEYLNRESIQFDKDLLEARRDPQVAEILDVQATLFATRRASQRKEAAVLRESAAALEPQLQGMRDLAREGYVPRNKMLDTERAHAEIRLRILQQEQEYRKQVETQLGDAQKEASAQHDRLMAAQEELARTEIKAPVDGYVVALSIHTVGGIVAPGGHILDLVPRGEPLIVEAQVPVHLIDHVKVGIDADLRFSAFNQKTTPVIQGKVSTVSADRLTDPATRMPYYLVRISVSPEEMKKLGHHNHVVPGMPVEVIVKGESRTLMNYLLKPLADRVATSLKEI